A section of the Pimelobacter simplex genome encodes:
- a CDS encoding DUF2277 domain-containing protein: MCRNIRPLNNFEPPATSDEVAAAALQFVRKVSGTTKPSQANQAAFDQAVAEIAHITQHLLDDLVTTAPPKNREAEAAKARERARLRYG, encoded by the coding sequence ATGTGCCGCAACATCCGCCCCCTCAACAACTTCGAGCCGCCGGCCACGTCGGACGAGGTCGCCGCGGCCGCGCTGCAGTTCGTCCGCAAGGTCAGCGGCACGACGAAGCCGAGCCAGGCCAACCAGGCCGCGTTCGACCAGGCGGTCGCCGAGATCGCCCACATCACCCAGCACCTGCTCGACGACCTCGTGACGACCGCGCCTCCCAAGAACCGTGAGGCCGAGGCCGCCAAGGCCCGCGAGCGGGCGCGCCTGCGCTACGGCTGA